The Flaviramulus sp. BrNp1-15 genome includes the window CCATTACTCCACCAACCTCCATTAGTTTTAATTCCGTTACCGCTTTTTGATGTCAAAGTCATTGGTAAACTCCAATCTTTTTCATTTAAACTTCGTGAATAAAATACTTGGGTATCTTCGGAATCTTCATCTGCTGAAGAACTTTGCCACTGTGCATAAAGCATGCCTTTAAAAGGGAATAAAACCACCCCATGATTGTACTTATTATCATTTATTTGAGGTGAAAATATTGTGATTGTTTCTTTACCCTCAGGCTCTTTAAGACCTAGTGTTTTTGGTTTACTATCATCAAAAAGAGCATCAACCTTAAATGGAATATTACTTTTTTGGGCATTTACTAAGTAAGTTATTAAAAGAAAAGAGAAATATAAAATTGTATTTTTATTGAAAATCATAACTTTATTTTATTCTTTAATAACCATGAAGCTCACCCAGAAATTTCGCCCAAAACCCACAAATAATCTGCTCGGTTTTTAATAAAATCTCTGTTAGAAATATCTATAATTTTTACGTTAAAATCGGTTTGTGTTTTTAAGAAACTTAAATAGCCTTCGTTAATTTTTTCCAAATAATCGTCGGCAATATTTTGCTCATATTTGCGCCCGCGTTTTTTTATATTTTGTTGTAAACGCTCTGTATTTTGGTACAAATACACATACAGTTCTGGCTTTGCAATATCTTTGTACATTAAATAAAACAATTTCCTATAGAGACTAAATTCGTCTTCTGCCAATGTTATTTTCGAGAAAATAAGCGATTTAAACACATCATAATCACTAACAATAAAATCTTTAAACAAATCTAGCTGTGATAAATCATCACTAATTTGTTGGTATCTGTCTGCTAGAAAAGACATTTCTAAAGTAAACGCATAACGTTGCGCATCTTTATAAAATTTTGGCAAAAACGGGTTATCTGCAAAACGTTCTAGAATTAATTTTGCATTAAAATCGTGAGATACTTTTGTTGCTAAACTTGTTTTTCCTGCACCTATATTACCTTCAATAGCTATATAATTGTATTTAGAAAAATCATATGCTTTACTAGGGTTTTTTAACCATATATTAATAGGGTCTAAAACCGATTTGTCATCACATTCATTTAATAAAACAGATACTTCTTTATCAAAAATAGGGTGTTTTACTTTGTAAGCAATATCATTTAACGGTTGTAATACAAACTTACGTTTCTGCATTTCGGGGTGTGGCAACTGTAGTTTTTTTGTATCTAAAACAAGCTCTTCAGCAAAAATGATATCTAAATCTATTGTTCGGGCTTCATAAGTATTCTTTGTAGTTCTTTTGCGCCCTAAAGATGTTTCAATCTCCAGTAAATGTTTTAATACTTTTTTAGGGTCTAGATAACTGGTTAAAACCAAACAGCAATTAAAAAAGTCGTCACTTTCAAAACCAAATGCAGCCGATTTATATACTTTAGAAATTAACTTAATATTCCCAATTTGTATATGAATAGCATCTATGGCATCTTGTAAATTCTTGAATTTATCGCCTTTATTGCTACCTAAAGCAATGTGATATGTTGTTGGTTTTACCATAGCAATGGCAAAATAACTAAAACAATTTTTAATACTTTATATTTACAACACCTATTTATTCACAAAAATTAACGTTAATAAAATTAAGACTCAAAAGCTAAAATAAACCTATATGTCACTTCGAGTGTCCCGATTTTTTAATCGGGATGTATCGAGAAGTTTTTATAATATGAAAATTTATTATGTTTATATATTAAAATGCTCAGATGAAACCTATTATACAGGCTTAACTTCTAACTTAACCAAACGGATTATTGAACATAAAACTGGAAAACATACAGATAGCTACACATACAAAAGAAGACCTATAATTTTAGAATATTATGCTGAATTCACAAATGTTGATATAGCTATACAAACTGAAAAACAAATTAAAAAATGGTCAAGAGCTAAAAAGAAGGCTTTAATTAAAAATGAATATGAAAGGCTTCCTAACTTAGCAAAAAAGAAATTTAGTAAACATTAGTTCTCGATACAATGCTCCTGCGTCGCATCACTCGAACTGACAAAATATTTATTCACAATTATAAATGACTTTAAAAGACAAACTTGCTGCGCAACGTATTTACATTCTTTTAGGTGCTTTATTTATCACCTCACTTGTCGTTTCAAACCTTATTTTTCAAAAGTTTTTTTATTGGTATCCGTTTGATATAGAAATTTTTGGCACCAAACTTTTTGAAATTTCAGTTGGTATTTTACCTTACCCTATCACTTTCTTAATCACCGATTTAATTAGTGAGATTTATGGTAAAAAGCGTGCAAACGATGTGGTTGTGGTTGGAATTTTTGCTTCATTCTTTTCTGTTTTAATAATATTTCTTGCAGATAGTGTACCTGCCACCTCAGTATCCCCTATAAAAAACGATGTCTTTTCGAATGTTTTTGGAAGGACGATTTTGGCAGTAGGAGCTAGTATGCTTGCATATTTATTTGCACAATTTATTGACATTAGAATATATCATTTTTGGAAACACTTAACTAAAGGCAAGCATTTATGGTTACGTAATAATTTTTCAACTTGGCTATCTCAATTTGTCGATACATTTTCAGTGTTATTTTTACTTTGCTCTTTTGAAGTTTTTCCTTGGAGCAACTTTAAGGGGTACTTAATCAGCGGGTTTTTATTTAAGGTTATTGTAGCAGCTTGCGATACACCATTTTTATATTTAGGTGTTTATTTATTTAGAAAACGCTTTAAATTAAAAGTGAATGAAGAAATTGATTTACTTTAGATATTTAACAATAAATTCACTGTTTTCAATCTTTTAGCATCATTTTTGCGTATATATTTGTAAATAAAAACAACCTAAATTCTACATCGTGAAGAAAGCTTTAAAAATTATCGGCATTACTTTACTCATTATAATAGCACTATTAATAGCTATTCCTTTTGCTTTTCAAGGGCAAATAAAAAATATGGTAAAACAATTTATAAACGATAACCTAAATGCAAAAGTTGAGTTTAGCGATGTTAGTTTAAGTTTTATAAGAAGTTTTCCTGAGGCCCATGTATCTGTAAGCGATTTGGTAATTACAAATTTTGATCCTTTTAAAGACGAAACTTTTGCTACAGCCAAAAATATAGCCTTTACAATGTCGGTTAAAGAGTTGTTTAAAAATGCCGATGAAGAACCTATTTTAGTGAATTCCATATCTGTTGATGAAGCACTTCTAACCTTAAAAACTGATAAATTTGGTAATAATAATTATGATATTACCAAAGAAAAAGAAAA containing:
- the folK gene encoding 2-amino-4-hydroxy-6-hydroxymethyldihydropteridine diphosphokinase — its product is MVKPTTYHIALGSNKGDKFKNLQDAIDAIHIQIGNIKLISKVYKSAAFGFESDDFFNCCLVLTSYLDPKKVLKHLLEIETSLGRKRTTKNTYEARTIDLDIIFAEELVLDTKKLQLPHPEMQKRKFVLQPLNDIAYKVKHPIFDKEVSVLLNECDDKSVLDPINIWLKNPSKAYDFSKYNYIAIEGNIGAGKTSLATKVSHDFNAKLILERFADNPFLPKFYKDAQRYAFTLEMSFLADRYQQISDDLSQLDLFKDFIVSDYDVFKSLIFSKITLAEDEFSLYRKLFYLMYKDIAKPELYVYLYQNTERLQQNIKKRGRKYEQNIADDYLEKINEGYLSFLKTQTDFNVKIIDISNRDFIKNRADYLWVLGEISG
- a CDS encoding GIY-YIG nuclease family protein; its protein translation is MKIYYVYILKCSDETYYTGLTSNLTKRIIEHKTGKHTDSYTYKRRPIILEYYAEFTNVDIAIQTEKQIKKWSRAKKKALIKNEYERLPNLAKKKFSKH
- a CDS encoding queuosine precursor transporter, coding for MTLKDKLAAQRIYILLGALFITSLVVSNLIFQKFFYWYPFDIEIFGTKLFEISVGILPYPITFLITDLISEIYGKKRANDVVVVGIFASFFSVLIIFLADSVPATSVSPIKNDVFSNVFGRTILAVGASMLAYLFAQFIDIRIYHFWKHLTKGKHLWLRNNFSTWLSQFVDTFSVLFLLCSFEVFPWSNFKGYLISGFLFKVIVAACDTPFLYLGVYLFRKRFKLKVNEEIDLL